The Pseudoliparis swirei isolate HS2019 ecotype Mariana Trench chromosome 16, NWPU_hadal_v1, whole genome shotgun sequence genome includes a window with the following:
- the u2surp gene encoding U2 snRNP-associated SURP motif-containing protein isoform X2: MIEFVVREGPMFEAMIMNREINNPMYRFLFENQSPAHVYYRWKIYTILQGEAPVKWKTEDFRMFKNGSLWHPPPLNPYLHGPYDDGEEEEEDEEGIRKGSLKEDERDKLEEMLRGMSPRRGDIAEAMLFCLGRAEAAEEIVECVAESLSILKTPLPKKIARLYLVSDVLYNSSAKVSNASYYRKFFETKLCQIFADLNATYKSIQGHLQSENFKQRVMACFRAWEDWAVYPDPFLIKLQNIFLGLVNIAAEKEPPVVIEEAEPAEDIDGAPIGDYGDGALLEDVDGVPIDAGPIDGAPIDGAPLDDLDGVPIKPMEEDIDGIPLDPSKEATFKVAPSKWEAVDEAELQAQAVTTSKWEAFEQPEETKRDEEDSDYEDRSPRSDDNQSYSNPIREDSDVKVKMSEMNEEKRTKLREIEVKVMKFQDELESGKRPKKPGQSIQEQVEHYRDKLLQKEKEKEKLEREKEKEKKEKEKAEARLKDLKKEKEKDDTLTRKERKRRHSGSPSPTRSSTRRGRSSSPRSERSDRSYSKDTSSRSAHKDSPRASNKKSSKRSPSPRTPKRSRRSRSKTPKKSAKKSRSKSKSPHRSHKKSKKSKH; encoded by the exons ATGATCGAGTTTGTGGTGCGTGAAGGCCCAATGTTTGAAGCCATGATCATGAACAGAGAAATCAACAATCCTATGTACAG GTTTCTGTTTGAGAACCAAAGCCCAGCACATGTGTACTACCGCTGGAAGATCTACACCATACTACAG GGTGAAGCGCCAGTCAAATGGAAAACAGAGGACTTTAGGATGTTTAAGAATGGCTCCTTGTGGCATCCGCCTCCTCTTAACCCATACCTCCATGGTCCGTATGATgatggtgaggaagaggaggaagatgaggagggcaTCAGGAAAGGCAGCTTGAAAGAGGA CGAGCGAGACAAACTCGAGGAGATGCTGCGTGGAATGAGTCCCAGGAGGGGAGACATCGCAGAAGCCATGTTGTTTTGTCTCGGCCGCGCCGAAGCCGCTGAGGAGATCGTGGAGTGCGTCGCAgagtctctctccatcctcaagACGCCTCTTCCCAAGAAG ATTGCCCGGTTATATCTAGTTTCTGATGTGCTGTACAACTCATCTGCCAAAGTATCCAATGCGTCCTACTACAGAAAGTT TTTTGAGACAAAGCTCTGCCAGATTTTCGCTGACCTCAACGCAACATACAAATCGATACAGGGCCATCTTCAGAGTGAGAACTTTAAG CAACGAGTCATGGCGTGTTTCCGGGCCTGGGAGGACTGGGCCGTGTACCCCGACCCCTTCCTCATCAAGCTGCAGAACATCTTCCTGGGGCTCGTCAACATCGCTGCAGAGAAGGAACCCCCTGTCGTCATTGAGGAG GCTGAGCCGGCAGAGGACATTGACGGGGCTCCAATAGGGGACTATGGAGATGGAGCTCTGCTGGAGGATGTGGACGGGGTGCCGATTGACGCCGGGCCCATTGATGGAGCTCCTATTGACGGAGCCCCCCTGGATGACCTTGATGGTGTTCCTATCAAGCCAATGGAAGAGGACATCGATGGGATACCTT TGGATCCGTCCAAAGAGGCGACCTTCAAAGTAGCACCTTCCAAATGGGAGGCGGTGGATGAGGCGGAGTTACAAGCTCAAG CTGTGACGACTTCTAAATGGGAAGCATTTGAGCAGCCTGAAGAAACAAAGAG ggatgaggaggacaGCGATTATGAGGACAGAAGCCCTCGCTCCGATGATAACCAGAGCTACTCCAACCCCATCAGAGAGGACTCGGATGTCAAGGTCAAAATGTCTGAAATGAATGAGGAGAAACGCACAAAGCTCAGAGAAATAGAG GTTAAGGTCATGAAGTTCCAGGACGAGCTGGAGTCTGGAAAAAGGCCCAAGAAGCCTGGGCAGAGTATtcaggagcaggtggagcactACAGGGACAAATTACTACAAAAG gaaaaggaaaaagagaaacttgaacgagagaaagagaaggagaagaaagagaaggagaaagcagAGGCCCGTTTGAAGGAtttgaagaaggaaaaagaaaaggacgACACGCTGACCAGGAAAGAGAG GAAGCGGCGTCACAGCGGGTCACCCAGCCCAACAAGGAGCAGCACCCGACGAGGCCGGTCATCCTCACCCCGCTCAGAGCGCTCAGACCGCTCGTACTCTAAAGACACGTCGTCCCGCTCCGCCCACAAAGACTCCCCGCGAGCCAGCAACAAAAAGTCCTCAAAGAG GTCACCCTCACCTCGCACACCCAAACGATCCAGGAGGTCGCGCTCCAAGACGCCCAAGAAATCGGCAAAGAAGTCCCGCTCCAAATCAAAGTCACCTCACCGGTCTCATAAAAAATCAAAGAAGAGCAAACACTGA